In one window of Verrucomicrobiia bacterium DNA:
- a CDS encoding HupE/UreJ family protein has protein sequence MHKRIILILASCLITPALAQAHPLHTVHSFPQGFTHPFLGLDHLLVMLAIGLWAVQLGQSALWQLPCAFLASMMAGGFWGSKQIPLPLLEDGILASVILLGLLLMLAKPLPISVSLLIVGISGWMHGYAHGLEIPIGYSGLNYGLGFLLATASLHGIGLMLPLLFGRSILLTRWAGVGILVSGCLIMLGS, from the coding sequence ATGCACAAACGAATCATCCTCATTCTCGCCAGTTGCTTAATAACTCCTGCACTTGCACAAGCTCACCCACTCCATACTGTTCATAGTTTCCCTCAAGGATTCACACATCCCTTCCTCGGTTTAGACCATCTTTTAGTCATGCTAGCCATCGGACTATGGGCCGTGCAACTGGGACAATCGGCTTTATGGCAACTACCTTGCGCATTTCTTGCGAGTATGATGGCGGGAGGATTTTGGGGCTCAAAACAAATTCCTCTACCCTTACTGGAGGACGGCATTTTAGCTTCAGTCATTTTATTAGGACTTTTGCTCATGTTAGCAAAACCTTTGCCTATTTCTGTTTCCCTATTAATTGTTGGAATTTCTGGCTGGATGCATGGCTACGCTCACGGCCTTGAAATTCCTATAGGCTACTCGGGTTTGAATTATGGTCTGGGCTTTCTCTTGGCAACAGCCAGTCTTCATGGCATCGGACTCATGTTGCCTCTTTTATTCGGACGCTCCATTTTACTCACGCGATGGGCAGGAGTAGGCATTTTAGTCAGTGGCTGCCTTATTATGCTTGGATCATAA
- a CDS encoding ApaG domain: MINTLRELPGLYVTVDSVIHIPEADTPPDKPFAFRYDLSIHNKSQETITIQARKWVVTNEQGEKLVVEGDGVVGVNPHLEPGETFSYHSFHLIDTPSIAEGAYFGTTEEGEKIMTKIPSFNMKPPISHKLS, encoded by the coding sequence ATGATAAACACACTCCGAGAATTGCCCGGACTTTATGTTACGGTCGATAGCGTCATTCACATTCCTGAAGCCGATACGCCACCAGATAAACCCTTTGCTTTTCGCTACGATCTTTCCATTCACAATAAAAGCCAGGAAACGATTACCATTCAGGCACGTAAGTGGGTAGTCACTAATGAACAAGGCGAAAAATTAGTGGTAGAAGGCGATGGCGTGGTCGGAGTCAATCCTCACCTGGAACCTGGTGAAACGTTCAGCTATCACAGTTTCCATTTGATCGATACCCCTAGCATTGCCGAAGGCGCTTATTTCGGCACCACCGAAGAAGGCGAAAAAATCATGACTAAAATTCCTTCCTTCAACATGAAACCACCCATCTCACATAAACTTTCTTAA
- a CDS encoding BrnA antitoxin family protein has product MSHTPTQRLKKWNQVPTFTSLKEEQQYWIDTELEPALIKESLYNPESTDSTLITLRLDPRMLARLKRLARQRYLNYQSMIKQWLAERLEKELEK; this is encoded by the coding sequence ATGAGCCACACTCCCACACAACGTCTAAAAAAATGGAATCAAGTACCAACCTTCACTTCACTAAAAGAAGAACAACAATACTGGATAGATACAGAACTGGAACCTGCCCTCATCAAAGAATCACTTTACAATCCTGAATCCACCGATTCCACCCTCATCACCTTGCGTTTAGATCCTCGCATGCTCGCTCGCTTGAAAAGATTAGCCCGCCAACGCTATCTCAACTACCAAAGCATGATCAAGCAATGGCTCGCCGAACGCTTGGAAAAAGAGTTAGAAAAATAA
- a CDS encoding type II secretion system GspH family protein: MQIISNRSHPQRAFTLVELLIVISIIAILAGLGFPALTAAKNAARKTQTASLLNTIKIGITAYMTEYGRLPDIGSASSDEEYRSDSQEFKTLVNTLSGAKDDDAEAIRLNPRRIPFCDFQAKDFKNGSISSHELVDAWKRPFYIILDFNYDNLIDQNAIGQNMPAELKPDDDISGNVALWSQGAAVTPEKMKRSDLVSTWR; the protein is encoded by the coding sequence ATGCAAATCATCTCCAACCGTTCTCACCCGCAACGCGCCTTTACCCTTGTTGAACTCCTAATCGTCATTTCCATTATCGCCATCCTAGCCGGTCTCGGATTCCCGGCTCTCACCGCTGCCAAAAATGCCGCGCGCAAAACACAAACCGCCAGCTTGCTCAACACTATCAAAATTGGCATTACTGCTTACATGACCGAATACGGACGTCTACCAGATATCGGTTCGGCTTCTTCCGACGAAGAATATCGCTCCGACAGCCAGGAATTCAAAACCCTCGTCAACACTTTATCCGGAGCAAAAGATGACGATGCCGAAGCCATTCGATTAAATCCTCGACGCATTCCTTTCTGCGATTTTCAAGCCAAAGATTTTAAAAACGGCTCCATAAGCTCTCACGAACTCGTTGATGCCTGGAAACGTCCTTTTTACATCATCCTCGACTTCAATTACGACAATCTCATCGATCAAAATGCCATTGGCCAAAACATGCCTGCCGAACTTAAACCAGACGATGATATCTCCGGCAATGTCGCGCTATGGTCACAAGGCGCTGCCGTAACACCGGAAAAAATGAAACGCAGCGACCTGGTTTCCACCTGGCGATAA
- a CDS encoding sugar kinase gives MSILVAGSVALDSVKTPLENHDRMLGGSASYAAVAASFFSPVKMVGIVGEDFPVDYLELFERRGVDLLGLQRAKGKTFAWSGEYEWDLNIRRTLSVELNVFEKFRPDLPEGYRETPYVLLGNIAPALQLHVLDQVPQPRFVVADTMDLWIQTAQEDLKALLKRVDMLILNDGEARELTKQTSLIKAGWQLQQMGPRYVAIKKGEHGCLLFGQGEFFSAPAYPLEDIHDPTGAGDCFAGGLLGFLATNDSFSFAELKRAVIFGSVLASFNVEAFSLGRLQTLTQSEIQERFKKFRELSEFGL, from the coding sequence ATGAGTATTTTAGTAGCGGGTTCGGTGGCGTTGGATTCAGTGAAGACGCCGTTGGAAAATCATGATCGTATGTTAGGCGGGTCGGCTTCTTATGCGGCGGTGGCGGCCAGTTTTTTTTCGCCGGTTAAGATGGTGGGGATTGTGGGTGAAGATTTTCCTGTGGATTATTTGGAGCTTTTTGAGAGGCGGGGTGTGGATTTATTAGGGTTGCAACGCGCTAAGGGTAAGACTTTCGCTTGGTCGGGGGAGTATGAATGGGATTTGAATATTCGTCGCACGTTGTCGGTGGAGTTGAATGTGTTTGAGAAATTTAGGCCGGATTTGCCGGAGGGTTATCGCGAAACGCCTTATGTTTTGTTGGGCAATATTGCGCCTGCTTTGCAGTTGCATGTGTTGGATCAAGTTCCGCAGCCGCGATTTGTTGTGGCGGATACGATGGATTTGTGGATTCAAACGGCGCAGGAGGATTTGAAGGCGTTATTGAAACGGGTCGATATGTTGATTTTGAATGACGGCGAAGCGCGCGAGTTGACGAAGCAAACCAGTTTGATTAAAGCGGGTTGGCAGTTGCAGCAGATGGGACCGCGTTATGTGGCGATTAAAAAGGGTGAGCATGGTTGCTTGCTTTTTGGGCAGGGCGAATTTTTTTCTGCTCCAGCTTATCCCTTGGAAGACATTCATGATCCGACGGGCGCTGGCGATTGTTTTGCAGGGGGATTACTGGGTTTTTTGGCGACGAACGATTCGTTTTCTTTTGCTGAGCTGAAACGAGCGGTGATTTTTGGCAGTGTGTTAGCTTCGTTTAATGTGGAGGCGTTTAGTTTAGGGCGTTTGCAAACGTTGACCCAATCTGAAATTCAGGAGCGGTTTAAAAAGTTCCGAGAATTAAGCGAGTTTGGTTTGTGA